TAGGGAAAACACGATTGTATGCAAAGGTTTTAGCGACGAGGGCTGTGCAATATGACGATATCATTATAAATTGCATCATAGCAAAGTGAGAAATGGTCTTGGGTCAGATCAAGTGgtcttatttattattgattagAAGTTGAAAATATTCGGGCATGTTAGCTGCTTTGTGGTAACCACTGCATCatcaaattttttaaaaagtgtaatCTTGCCTTGTCTCTCTAGGGCTTGGGTGGCGTGACAGCTGTCTTTTGATATGATCTGATCATTTCCTGATAAAGGTGGTTGAATACTTTTGAAAGCCACTATACATGGATTTCTCGGAAGCTGTAGGTTGGTTGCTTGACATTTTGGGGGTGAGCTTTCCTTTGACGCATTTTGCTTTTGATCTCTCCTAATTACAAAACAGTTACTGTATTAAGCAACCCACACCCCAATGTCTGACGTTCCTCACTGACCTCCATGAATGTCATACAGCACCAATTACAAAGCGTTTACTATGCGACTTACTAGAGACTTTGGATGCCAGACTTTTGAGCCACAACGCTGTACTAccttttcacattttcaaataaatgttttactgCAACACTTAATGATATTTTTCCCACACTTGATACTGAAATTGAGGTACATGCAACTCCAAAGATTTTTTCACTATTATCTTTCATCTACTGAACTTGTAAAGCCAGCTTTCTGTCCTTTgacttaaaatatttaaatcttATACATCAGCCAGAACTACAAGGATTATTACAAAAGACTTCACCAAAAATTGACAAAGCAGGAACTCTAGTAGGTCATCACAGTCATCTTCTGGGATGACCTAATGGTTTCATCTGGTAGTCCAGTATGAGGGACTGATAACCTGCCACACCTCACCCAGCCAGCAACTAGTCCAATATGAGGGAATAGTAACCTGCCACACCTTACCCAGCCAGCAACTAGTCTAGTATGAGGGAATGGTAGCCTGCCACACCTCACCCATTCAGCAACTAGTCCAGTATGAGGGTATGCTAAGCTGCCCTAGGGACATTTACACTGCCACACCTCAATAGTCTACCACTAATACCTCTCCTGGAGTGCCACAACAGGTCACAGAGACTATGCTAAAGTGACCCTCATTGTGTCCTTTCTAACAATTTTGAATGACCCTTAGCATGTCTGGGGACTATGGTCTCTTTTGAATAATTGCTGCCAAGATTAAGTAGAAGTCTGCATTCCAGGGCCATGTGAATTAGACCACATGACTTAAGTGGGGcaccaaaataacaaacaaactcaTGCATCTTCATGCATTATCAAGAGTCATTAAAGATCTACTGTTCCCATCTCACACCAACAGTGAACAAGTCCTGTCTTGTAATAGAGACTTGTACAAAGAAGTTCCCTGCCCAAGCAAACCTGAACGACCACCtgagagagagttttaaacCTGACTTGACCATAAGGACTAGGGGAATCCTGGGGAACTCGAAATCTTCTCTAAGGAGAGTTTGATGTCCACTGAGACTGGGATTCTATAGGGAACAAAAATGGTGCAGGTGCTAGACATTTTACTCTCAGGTTGGTGGCAAAAAGTAAGCTTGCAtagcaaagcaaaaaaaagcaggttgattttattactgtttaatcTGACCTTGTTGTCATTGTTTGGGGTATTTCTGTGAAATCTAACATCTGGTGGAGTCACGACCAAAGAACTGGAAGCAGGCATGATTAGtcaagagtttgtgtgagactGAACAAGTCTTCTTGGAATATCTGTGGAGGCAAGTGAGGGTTACACAAATACAAACGTCCTGTTCTGCTACAAGTGCTTCTTCAGGTCCAAAAAGACCCTGCCAATGTACTATTCTACTCACTTCCGTTTTTCACTTCAAAAACTAATGCATCAGGCAATCTAATCACCAGGTTTCCACAGGATAATGCATTTCCTTATTATTCACCTTAATGGGTCAGCACCCTATTTAGGACCCCTTACCTGTGGCAGAGGGCTCGGTGGTTTGGTGAGGATTCCGCCAACATAAACGACGTGAGGTAATGTAGGCCGAGGAAACTCTAGAGCCAAGTCAGTACAAAGCATCCATAGACGACTGCCCTGAACCAGATCATGCATGGAGGCTGGTGGCTGCACAGCATGTCGCCACATGATTCGGTCGTACTTGGGCAGCACAAGCAGGTGCACTCCTATGCGTGATGCCAAGTACACAACAGTGTTGGCCACACGCTGTGTCAGTGTCATGTGGTCTGTTAGCAGGGAGTTGAACTCGGGTACATAGGAGAGCGGTGCTGGAGCACCCACTTCTGCTGGATACCACAGGCCTGTGCTGAAGACAGCATAGGGCACACCCAGGATGTGCGCCAGCACGAAGCCACACATTTCGTTAGGGTCGACGAGCAGCAGGTCGAAGTGTTCCTGCTGCAGCTGTGCCATCACTGACCTGCTGCCCACCACACTGTCGCAGTTCTGTGCATAATGCTCCAGGATGTCAAAGAGCTCCAGCGGTGTCGGGCGGCCCGAGAAGATGTTGTGAACCTTGGCCTGCAGGAAGTCATCTGCTGCTGATGAGCTGTTGAATATACCTGGGTAACGTTGCAGGCGGTAGTGCGCCGAAGGCGCCACGTCTCGCCCTTCCGACACCAGCAGCACCGTCTCATGACCTTCAGCATGTAGCGCCGATGCCAGTGTCTTAAAGATGTACAGGTGGCTCTCAAACATTATAGGAGGGACCACAATGATCTTAGCAGCCCATGAGACACTTGGTAAGAGGTACCACAGTATTGTGGCCAGCAGCCCAAAGGAGGTTTTCATGACTGTGGGAAGATGGATGAAATgttgattaatgattaatttaACAGTTAGTTTTATGcttcatatacatataaaagGCATCATTTTGAAAGACAGGGTGATGCGAGTTAGAGATTAATTCCTTTCAAACAAAAGTacttgaaaatgttttattccataaTTAAACAGTGACATGTCACTGTACTTTGCTGTAATGCTCAAAGCTCAAAGGCTTCAGTGAAAGTATTCACTGTATTCCTTTATTATTCTTCCCCATCATGGAATTTCCCCAATTTAACAGACATACTGAACAATGCAGTTAATTATAGAGGCACTAAATCCAATAGCGGAGGTGTCACAATACTgacactgacttcctgtttgccAGATCTGTGCAAGCTTCTGTTGCCAAGTTATGCAAATTGCATTCAGGTGTCAATCAATACCTGATCATGCAAACGGATCAGATAATTCACATTACCCATTACTGATAATAAGTGTTTGATTAGTACATCTCTAAACAACTTTACTGTGATtagaacatttttaataatgtactATCATGATTCTTGggattttttattgtttttttttgtatatgtgGTAATGTGagtcattttatttaacatttaagctTTAAGACATCTAATACTTATTAAATATGTGTTGTAAACATGTGTTAATGTGACAACATCATAGTTTAAGAACAGCATGTACAACATTTTGCAGTAAATCAATAATTTCTGTGATAAAGTACTTGGACAAAGTTCACATGCTCTGCTGTCACACCCAAAAACAGATATGACACCACTCCCAGTCATGAGTGATTGTAAATACTCcacatgtgtacgtgtgtgtgtatgcatgtgtgtgtgtgtgtgttttaaaaccACACTTGACTGGATTTATTTGAGTATCTGTTTGCGTGTACAGGTGTGACAGAAAATCCTGGACATTCAGGACATGCTATTCCAGGAATTCTGGAACAAAGATCAAAACTAAGAATGCACtaaat
This portion of the Hemibagrus wyckioides isolate EC202008001 linkage group LG29, SWU_Hwy_1.0, whole genome shotgun sequence genome encodes:
- the ugt8 gene encoding 2-hydroxyacylsphingosine 1-beta-galactosyltransferase; this encodes MKTSFGLLATILWYLLPSVSWAAKIIVVPPIMFESHLYIFKTLASALHAEGHETVLLVSEGRDVAPSAHYRLQRYPGIFNSSSAADDFLQAKVHNIFSGRPTPLELFDILEHYAQNCDSVVGSRSVMAQLQQEHFDLLLVDPNEMCGFVLAHILGVPYAVFSTGLWYPAEVGAPAPLSYVPEFNSLLTDHMTLTQRVANTVVYLASRIGVHLLVLPKYDRIMWRHAVQPPASMHDLVQGSRLWMLCTDLALEFPRPTLPHVVYVGGILTKPPSPLPQEFAAWVNDTDEHGFVVVSFGAGVKYLSDDISYKLAGALSRLPQKVIWRFSGVPPRNLGDNTKLVEWMPQNDLLGHKNTRAFLSHGGLNSIYEAMYHGVPVVGVPLFGDHYDTMTRVQAKGMGIMLEWKKMSEEDLYTAMLNIITDSRYREKALKLSEIHKDQPGHPVTRAVYWISYILRHRGAEHLRSAVYSVPVYQYFLLDVTAVLGAAFFLICYCVYWIVRLVRSCLRRRMASVEKANGHCHNGVANGKHKRNGHVKSLDKKLK